The DNA segment GCAATAAAAAGACAACCTGGGTTCTCACGGATGCAAAGGGTCGCATACCTGCCAGTTGCAAATATtttaaagaaagatcaaagactCCAAAAAGCGCTGCCATGTCTTACAAGTTAACTCATCAGATCTGAAAATAGTTTGTTTAGACTAGGCTTTATACGTTTAATAGAAGGCAATTATTAGCATTTTCTACTCATCTAGCCAAACATTGTAACCTAAAATTTCCTTGGTGCCCCTAAGCTAACTAGTATTTAACTAAAAATGACCCCTCAGATATATTTTAGGAGCAAAGAAATCATATTTTAAGTTTAACAATGTGCTGAGATCAATAACGTAGATGCATATACAGTCAAAATACTTTTTAGAGGTAAATATAACACGAAACTTGGGAACATGTGCTACTGATCAAGGTAGTGAAATATCTAATAAGACTGTTATTAGTGTTTGTgattcaaaacaaaatataaattgcTCAGCAACGAAATCTATGGGGAATAGAAACTGGTTCTAAGTTATTTTAGGGGACAAATTTCAGAGACAACCATAAGTTTAGAAGACGTGCTATTTTTCCCCCAAAACCAAAGCCAAAGCAAGTAGCCATCCACTTACTACGTCGTTCAAACACTACATTCTCAGTGCACTTGCACAAACATACTCGAGAAGCAAGCATAGAAGACGTCCTAATCTCAAATATTCATAACATCATCAACAAGTGAAGATGGAATTTTTAACTTACTGAAGTTTGTAATAGTTAATATCTGGATCTAATCCAACAACAACTGCTCCAACCTGAAGGTAGAAGTTACGAAAATCATGGAAAAAGAACCAAGTGACACACTCAGAGAAATTGTAGGCAAGATGTTACATTACATCTTTATCATGCTCAAAGAGACAATTTGATTTCCACTGAGCCCTTTTTTCTGCATCTTCCTGCAACAATATTTCCTCTAAGCACTTAAAATTCATTAAAGCAAGAGATTATGATGCAAGAAAAACAAGCACGGTAGAATCAAGGAAAAGATTACAATGAAAAACAAACAAAGACACTCTAGCAAGGCAACAAGCAAAGGCAAGAATAGCAGTCCAGCACACAAACAGCATGTCAGTTGTTAGAAAGATGGAGAAGAGGATGTATTCCTAATCCAAGGTCATGAACtggaaaacaaaattgaaaagacTAAAAAAGTACTGGGCCACCAAGAGCTGTAAATCCAGCAAGTTGCAACTCCTGTCCTATGCCTTCCCCGCCTATGACATAAACCTGAAATACAAACAAATTATAAGTAGTGtgcaaaagataaaataaatagagGTTAAATATTCATTTGCCCCCTAAATATACCACTGatacttaaagaataaaaaatggtAATTAGATACTTAAAGTTCATTCATCATGTACTTTGGTCCTTTTGATTAACATCAGTAATCTAACAATTGATGAGGCATAAACTAACACTCGATTATGACACTTGGAAAAATATATTCATCTttatttctaaacaaaattttttatttttgaacttaaagaaaaagaaaattggaaaCACAAAAAATCTGTGTGACAAAATGGGAAGAGAGGGAGAGAGGCTGGGGAAGCGCAGTGCAGAACTCTTGTGTGGTTTGTTGGTAGAGTGCAGGACTCTTAGCCTCAATGACTAGGAACCTAACCTTGacaatttcattttcaacaatcaaAGGTAAAAAAAAAGACAGAGCAAGAAACAGGGAAGGGGGATAGTTAGCTGGAGATATACATATACTGATAGTCTGACACTTAACCGTACAGTTTGAGATGAAATTGAACTTTAGGTATTTAACTGTGAATTTTTATTCTATTAGAAAAGAAATGGTATTGTTCAAGGACAACTGCATATTCTGGCCAACAAATATACTAGAAGAAAAGTTATGctgcaagaaaaggaaaatataaaTGAGGCAAAAATTGCATATTCCATTTGGATAGAGGGTAACAAGAACAGGGTAAGCAGGATTTAGCAGCCAAACATACAGTCAAGAGagaataacactaagatagagaGACTCAAATAGCAACCACAACACTGTGTTAAGagtcataatttttcaatttcaacTCTTTCCATAGCCGATATTTAAAGTAACTGGCTGCAGTAACATGAATATTCCATTTGGATAGAAGGTACCAAGAACAGGGTAAGCAGGATTTAGCAGCCAAGCATACAGTCAAGAGAGAATAGCACTAAGAAATTATAAAGAGATTCAAATAGCAACCACAACACTGTGTTAAGAATCACTATTTATCAGTTTCAACTAGTTTCCATAGCCGATATTTATAGCAACTAGCTGCAGTAACATTCATTAGGTTTGCAACAACAATAAACATAATGCCAGTGAAAACGCATAGCCGCTACTTAAATCCCTTAAAATGTTTAAGGAGGGAAAAAAGAGAAAACAAGAATAGTAACCTTCTTGTGAGGAGGAAACTGGTTGACCTTCAAGTACATAGCAGCAGCAAAAGAAGACGAAAATATCTCATCCTACAAATACAATAGAACaatcaggaaaaaaaaaagagttgtttcttttcttttctttgtaaaaTTAGTAACATTTGAAGAACCTGATTGACAGAAAGTCCAAGAGACTGAAACTTGTTAGCATATTGGATTCTGGACTTGGTAGAGTTGTTGGTCACGAATACCAGTTTCTTCCCCTATTAATCAGATAATAATATTATCGATCATTTCACAAGGATGAACCATAGATTCAATAATCAAATGGAAAGCAAAGAAAGAGTGAGAGAGAGACCTTGGATCGAAGCATATCTAACGTCTGTGGGACTCCATCGATCAGCTTGTCGCCTTTCCAAATAACACCTGCAATCGCATCGTTACCTTTTATTCACTGCAAAATCCAATGAAAGACAATGGGAGTAGAAAAGTGCGTGGAAATGGAACCATCGCAATCGAATAGAAATGCGTCGACGGAATCCAACAGTGCTCTCGCGTTCGCACAGCATAGAAGCTCGGCGGCGGAAGCAGCAGCGACGCCGCTCATTGAACTCGGATTCGGATTAGTAGCCTCCATTGATTGATCCTTGTTCCATCAACGCATCAACAACTAATGTTACAACCCTTTTGAAATCCTACCTACCCATAAAGAAAAAAGAGTAGGTCCTATAAAGATAAGAAAAATGTACAGGAATGGTAAAATATTCCTAGAGAAGAAGGTTACGCAACTAAGAACACTACTTTTAGCTAATGCTATAGTTTCATCAGCACAATAGTGAGTGCCTAAAGGTCAGCTATCTACCTCGAAAGATCAGTGTTTACAGATTGGTCAATTTATTAATAGAAAGttttttaaagggtaaactacacttaaagtcactaaactattaataagtttacattttggtcactcaacttcaaaaagatacaaaatggtcactgaattattcaaaaattttcatttaagtcactgaactattcaaaagtttttatttaagttactaggCTGTTAAGTTTTTTGATAAACTACACCATTATAGGTAAGTTTTCGTTTtgatcacttaattaaaaaagttacaatttgatcactactttttttaaattattttttgatcaCTTGGTTGTTAAGTGACATTTTTTAgttggtataataacaatttgGATCCTCAACTATTATATTTTCTTGGTAATTTGATTCAGGttctatatataaattataaaaaaaactcaaaattatttatttaaaaaatagtatataaaaattctaaaaatctcGATAATGTTGTTATTGAGAAACTAAGATGTATGAGAAATAGagaaaattatcatttaatagaatgtaataacaatttaaaaatataataacaccAAAAAAAAAGTTAGATCATTACATGCTTCCTCAGTATTTCTCGAAACTAGCTTAGTAATATCTTCAAATCGAGTTCATACCCTTAAAAGTGCCCTAGATTAATACTATAGAAACTTGTGAACTTGACTAtgatactaatttttttaaaataaaaaaaatataaaataaatagctGGATAAAGGTATCAATTAATTCTTATATTACATAATCAATTAATACTAATTTACTTGGATTATATATGCTAAACTTGGGTCCGGTTCGGCTCatattaagtttttattatatttttatatataaaaaaattgaaaaatagaatatatcagaaacactaaaaatattaaaataaatgttttccaaacaattgaaaataaatttaaaaaaaaattatacttaaataacactaagataaatacaacttaacaagtaaattcctctaaaatagtagtaaaattaacaataatacaagagttatataatatccaaataataacaataaaataataagcaaaactGTGAGAAAATAGCagcaaaaaaaacaacaatttctTTTTTGCAAATTTGAGTTGGGCCGAGCTCGAGACAAAAAATTTTATCAAGACCCGATTGTTTTCTAAACGAACCCTTTTTTTTGCACAAACTAATTTTTCAAGCgtatatttttaccaaaatctTCCTACTTTTTGTACGAGCCTTAAAAACGAGCCATTCGGGACACATGAACAAATCTACAATGTTACAGCACTTGTAAATTTCTTGAAACCATCTCAATTTAAATTCTATAACTGACAAGTCTGAATTAAGAATGGTAGTCCAACTTACtttaaaattttggcatttcttcgcttcaaatgttaaaattttatgtagaTTAAAGGAGTAAACCGGGGGCAAGGGTGGTCTTGCTCTCCCTAAACCTtgtaatctttttaaatttttaaaagttataaataaatttaatgataaatttgtatCTTAaccttcaaaaataatatttatgatttaTTACTTTCcgtaaaataattttctgaattTGCCCTGAAATCACTTGATGATTTTGCATTTTACCCATTATAATGTTATACCtatctttttaatatatatactaaataaatatttaaaaaatagattcgAATCCTAAAATcgaaaattgattattaaaaaaAGTGAAGTGAAATGAAATAAGATTGATGAAATTAAATGGGTTGTGTTGGATTGTAATTCCTAATCCAAATGTTAATAAATTAAGGGTTCTCATTTTtgccaaaattgatatttttatctaaaaattaaaCCAATGTTGGAATTTGAAGGAAGAAATACTTATGAGGAGTAATTTATGGAGTAAAAAAGTCAAACCTTAAACGCACAAAGGGCAAAGCAATAGCAAATTGCAATTTGTAACAGGTTCAAAAGTCTCCCTCCTttcttaattctttgttaaacaaaataaaattaattaattaattaattaattaatgaagtAAAAGTTTCCTTCTTTTTTGGATTTGCTTTCGTAGATGATCTCATCTTTTTCCTGTTTTTGACGTTTTTTGTTTGAATCTTTGTAGAATATATAAATTTCCCAGATTTAATCCATTTTGTAGATTCTTTATCAATATAATTTATTCTGTTTGCGTGCGTCCATTATTTATTTATCGTTATTGAATCTGTGTTTtgtcttcttctccttcttcatcAACCAATGTAGCTTTCTGGATTTGTTATTTCTTATATGATTAATTAAGGGGATGCTACTGGGCATTGCCTTGATTcttcataaataattaaataaaaaattgaacagTTTTGAGTTAGATTTGAATATTAATGCTTTGGGGATTTATCCCTCTGTTTCTTTCCTTCTCCCAGATATGGAAGAAGGGGAATTGACAATGATTAGAAGGAAATAATAAAATGGCGGCATTGTTCATTCTTGGGTATTCTTGCTTGTATCAATGACGGAAACAGTGTTGATCAGAATTGGATTGGGGGAGTAATAGCAAATTTGGATCATCTTTCGATTGATCCCTGAAATAAAAcctataataaaagaaaaatgaagcttGTGGTGGGCGTAATTGAAGCAAGAAACATACCGGCAATGCATTTAAACGGCTTCAGTGATCCATACGTGAAGCTTCAGGTAGGAAAAAAGAGGTATAGGACCAAAGTGGTGAAGAAGACATTGAACCCCAGTTGGGGTGAGGAATTCATTTTCAAAGTAGAGGATTTTAAGGGGGAGCTTCAAATCTCTGTGTTGGATGAGGATAAGTTCTTCAATGATGATTTTGTGGGGCATGTTAAACTTCCAATTTCCCAGGTTTTTGATGCGCCCCAGAAATCTCTCGGCACTGTTTGGTATCCCCTCCACCCCAAGAACAATAGGTCCAAGAACAAGGATTTGggtatgttttttctttttcctatctTCATTTTTCAGCATTTACAGAACTTTAGTTGCCTCTGTGCtagaatttttatgtttattaaggGTCTCAATGTCCCTTTTCGAGTCTCGAAAAGAGGTTAATTAAGTAGTTGGTGTGGGCTAATGCTTTACTGATTACCAAGAATTATTGTTCTCTTTCAACCTTGGGTACAGGTGAAGTgcttttaaatatctattttcaaCAAAAGAGTTCTTCCATGGACATGAGTTGTAATGGTGATaatgcatcatcatcatcaaactGCCCTTCTCCTTTGAGACTAGAAGATAGCGTGTCTTCCAAGGAAGAGAAAGATAAATCATTCaaggaagagaaagagaaatCATTATCACAAAAATCCCTAGCAGGTCGTATTGCTCAAATCTTTAACAAAAATTCTGACACTGCTGTGGCTAGCTCTACTGCTGGCATTGATTTGACTGAGATGCCTGAAAATTCAAGAGCTGATGTTGCTGATGAGAAGCCTGATGATCAATTATCCTCTGTGTCATTTGAGGAAGCAATGAAAACAATGGAATCTAAAGATCAGGGAAGTGAAATTCCAAGCAATTTACCTGGAGGAGTTCTTGTGGATCAACCATATGTGGTTTCGCCTGCGGAGCTAAACTCTCTACTTTTTTCATCTGATTCAAGTTTTCCTAAGTCATTAGCTGAGATGCAAGGATCAAAGGATCCACAGCTAGGGCCTTGGAAATTTGAAGATGGTGATTCCAGCTTGAAAAGAGTTTATACTTACATCAAGGCACCAACCAAAATGATTAAGGCTACGAAAGTCACCGAGGAGCAAATGTATATAAGAGCTGATGCAAAGAGTTTTGCCATTCTAGTAGTTGTGAGCACTCCCGATGTTCCATATGGGAGCACCTTCAAAACTGAATTGCTGTACTGCATTACTCCTGGGCCTGAGCTTCCATCTGGAGAACAATCTGCACATTTGGTTATTTCATGGCGAATGAACTTCTTACAAAGCACGATGATGAAAGGTATGATAGAGAATGGAGCTCGACAAGGTCTAAAGGAAGGGTTTGAGCAGTTCACTACTTTACTAACTCAGTCTGTTAAACCAGTTGATTCAAAGGATATTGGTTTAAACAAAGAACAGATTTTGGGATCATTGCAAGCTGAACCCAAGTCAGATTGGAAGTTGGCGTTCCAGTACTTTGCTAATTTTACTGTAGTTTCCACAGTTTTTATGGCCTTGTCTGTAATAGTTCATATCTGGCTAGCTGCTCCTAGTACAATTCAAGGACTAGAGTTTGTTGGGCTTGACTTGCCTGATTCAATTGGCGAATTCATTGTGTGTGGTGTTCTGGTTCTTCAAGGTGAAAGGCTGCTGCAGATAATCTCACGCTTCATGCAGGCCAGAGCTCAAAAGGGTAAATATTCACATCTAATTAGAACTCTGCTCTACAAGCAAGAAGAGTGGACGATTTCCATGTTTCATTTCCTGTTTTTCTGTCTTTAATTTCCTTTTGCTTTTGTCTCTACAACAATAGGAAGTGATCATGGAGTGAAAGCACAAGGGAATGGATGGTTACTAACAGTTGCCTTGATTGAGGGAAGTAATTTAGCAACTGTAGATTCAAGTGGGTACTGTGATCCATATGTGGTGTTCACTTGCAATGGGAAATCTAGAACCAGCTCAATCAAGTTCCAGAAATCTAGTCCCCAGTGGAATGGTGAAAACTAGATTGCCCTTTGTCTATGTTTGAATTCAGTTTGCTTGTTTGCACTTGCATCCTATATAATAATGATTCTTTTAGTTTCTTTAGatcaaaacctttcaaattttGTCCAAGAATTATTTAAATCTTACTTCAATCAATTGCTTAAATGAGCTCTTATCTTtgcagaaatatttgaatttgatgcAATGGAAGAGCCTCCTTCCGTACTGGATATAGAAGTATTTGATTTTGATGGACTTTTTGATGAAGCTACATCCTTGGGACAAGCTGagattaactttttaaaatctaatatatCAGATCTAGCTGATGTGTGGATTCCTCTGCAAGGTAAGCAGGCTCAAGCATGTCAATCTAAACTGCACTTGAGAATTTTCTTGGACAATACAAGAGGTGGACATGTAGTTAAAGAATACTTAAGTAAGATGGAGAAAGAAGTGGGGAAGAAGGTAAATAGATGGCTATTCTTCTATTTAGTTTCACATGGCCATGAATGAAATGTTATTGTCCATTCTTGTTATCCACTTACAAGCAAATGATATATATTTGCAGATAAATCTTAGGTCTCCTCAAACGAATTCAGCCTTTCAGAAACTCTTTGGCCTTCCACCTGAGGAATTTCTTATCAATGACTTTACCTGTCACCTGAAACGGAAAATGCCTCTTCAGGTTCTGTTTGTTGGGCTATGTAATCTTTTGTAAAGCTCCCTTATTTTGTGGTGTTTGCTCTGAGTAATTAATGTATTGCATTTGTCCCTTTTTGTTAATCTGCAGTTGCATCTATGCAGGGCCGCCTGTTTCTGTCAGCTAGAATACTTGGGTTTCATGCCAATATATTTGGGCACAAGACAAAATTCTACTTCCTTTGGGAAGACATTGAGGACATTCAAGTTTCTCCTCCTACTTTGGCATCAATGGGCAGTCCAATTATTGTGATAACTCTCCGTCTAGGAAGAGGACTGGATGCTAGACATGGTGCAAGGACACAAGATCGTGAAGGCAGGCTGAAGTTCAATTTCCAGTCATTTGTATCTTTCAGTGTAGCTCATAGGTACTTATATTAACTGTGGTTCGTAGGCAATCAAATGTGAAACTAGTTCCAAACGGGGATTTAAACTGCAGTTGcaatgtatattcggccatgatgtGTTTATTGTGATTGCAGATGTATCATATGCTATTAAGTTAACTGCGGTGAATACTGGTAATAAATATAGGCGGTGGAGAGCATGAAACCGCTAAACGACTGTAACATTGATGTGCAGCCTATTTAAATCCCCAGTCCCATGTATTAAAGATCTACGATGAGAAAAAAAAGGGTTGTGAAACCCTTGTTGTCATTTCTTTGACTTGCAAATTTTTTGTTCACTAGGACAATCATGGCACTGTGGAAAGCCAGGTCCTTGAGTCCAGAGCAGAAAGTGCAAATAGTTGAAGAAGAGTCCAAAACCAAATGCCTCCAAACCGAAGAGAGTGGATCCTTCTTAGGCCTGGAGGATGTTAGCATGTCTGAGATTTATTCAACTACTCTCTCTGTTCCTGTAAGTTCCCCTTTCTCTCCCTCTATAGAACTAGTTTTGCTGCAGTATGCATCCCGCTAAGAACCTTCTTTTTATACCCATCTTGTGTCTGAGGTACTTCAAGTTTTCCCGTTATAGCTTTATCTTTAGGATGCTTCACATCTAAATGTAGTACATTTATGGATGTGTTGCATCTGATGATGGTAAATTACTTTGTTGGTGATTCAGATTAGTTCCTTCATAGAGATATTCGGTGGCGGTGAAATGGATCGTAAAGCTATGGAGAGAGCTGGCTGTCTTAATTATTCTTGCAGTCCGTGGGATTCAGAAAGTGCTGATGTATATGAGCGGCAAATATATTTCAGATTCGATAAGCGTGTGtcccgttttagaggagaagtgACTAGTACTCAACAGAAATCCCCACTTCCCGATAAAAAGGGTTGGCTTATCGAAGAAGTAATGACTCTCCATGGAGTTCCACTTGGGGACTATTTTAACGTATGAATGCAATCGAAACCAAGGATTTTCTTTGCATTATCGGTTACTTTGAGtattaaacttttcaattttttgcAGCTTCACCTAAGATACCAAATCGAGGATTTAAAAGCAAAGGGATGTTCGGTGCGAGTGCTTACTGGAATTGCATGGTTGAAAAGCACGAAGCATAGGAAAAGGATTGCCAAAAACATCCTCTCAAACCTAGAAGATCGCTTAAAGGAATTTTTTAGATTGTAGTATAGACAGGATTCGCAGATGAATGTCGATATCTCCTTACTGTAGTTTACATGTTGATTTTCTTTAGTGCTTGTTAAGTTTGCATGTTTGAGATCTATCCAGAGTTGCATAGTAGCCGCAATCAGGATGAGTATCTCGATCAAGTCAACCCCAAATTTTTCTCAAAAGCGAATGTGACAACCGGTGGCAGGCAGGTTCCTTGGCTTTGGAACCTAGCAGTGAATGTAACCCTTCATTGAAGCAGACCTACCAAAGGTTTACTTTATGAAAATAGAGGTCTGTTGAggctcttttttttcctttcccatTTCTGGATGAACATATTCATTGTTGCTCTTTTTAGGAACACTTCGAACTGTATTTTCTGTTGTACTTTGGATGGAATTGTGAAGAGCAACTGTTGTTTCTTTGACAAAACTGCTCTGTAATCATACTTTAAATGCAAAAaagaacatacatatttaataaaacttgTGCTGCTGCTGACATGCTGATATTTAGAGGATCTTAAGAGGAGCATACATCCATGTATGTATTTCTATAGTGCAATGGAGCTCTAGTATATTTTTGTTCTAACATAAACTAAGCATttgatatttacatattttatcgatttaatttttatttttattatagttaaatttaattcttaatcttttaaaaaagataaattattattttaatgaaaatattaattaaaatgttaacaTTTTAACTCGGTAATAAAATATGGTTAAAATTAGCTAAAAAATAGAGTaagaataaaattgataaaagataTATATGTTGAGGTCTAAATTAtctttgttaatagaataaagatcgataataaataaattcaaaaatctCCATCCCTTCAACATCCTTCACAGCAGGAAAAGTAAAAATGCAAGCTTGCAGATTCCAACTCCATTATCCTCAACCTCTGCTTAAACATCCGACCACCACCCCACCCATACCCAAAGACGGCGGTCTTCTTTTCCGCCAAAAGCTCCTGTACCTCCAATCCTTAAACATCAATCCCCACAAAGCTGTCAACTTAAACCCTTCCCTCCGTTCCACCCCACTTTCATCTCTCATTTCCCTCGAACGCTCCCTCTCTTCCGTCGGCCTCTCTCGCCCTTCCATCGGCCGTATTCTCGACATGTGCCCCCTCCTCCTTACCTCCGACCCTCTCCCTCCCATTAACTTCCTCCTCCACGAAGTCTCCCTCCCTTTCCCTCATCTCCCTCTCTCCCTCACCCGTTGCCCTCGCCTCTTAGTCTCCTCCGTCCCCACCCAACTCCGCCCAACTCTTCTTTTCCTCACTTCCCTCGGCCTCGTCCTGAATTCCCATACTACCCTTCTCTTAGTTTCCAACGTGGAAAACACGTTGAAACCCAAAATTAACTTCCTTCAATCTCTGGGTTTTGACGAGCCGGAGGTGAACCACATGGTGGTGAGATCACCCGGGCTGTTGACTTTGAGTGTGGAGAACAATATGAGGCCTAAAGCTGAGTTTTTTTTGGAGGAAATGGAAGGTGACTTGGAGGAATTGAAAAGATTTCCTCAGTATTTTTCGTTTagtttagagaaaaaaattaagccGAGGCATAGAGCTTTAGTGGAATATGGGTTCAAATTGCCATTGTCAAAGATGTTAAAGATCAGCGATGGAGAATTTACTGCTAGATTGATTGAGATGCGATTGCAAAGAGTTCATAAGAGAtagctttttctcttttttttttggttcaatttTGAGTCATTGTTGATATTTACTAGGTTTCCCATTGAAGAATATGTATCTGTAACATAGTGAGTTTAATTTTAAGCAGCCATGTGCAATTTAAAGATATTTCAATCATTTGCTGATATGTGATCTTTTTACTTCGTTTATGGTACACTGTCTATCACTCGTCTCGTAGAGATTGCTCAGCCTAATATGTCCTAGGTCCCTTGGAATGAGATTGAAATGGCGGTTTACTCTGGTTCCAAAGGAATGCTGTTGCCATTTAGGAGACTTAAgctttttatttgtttcaatggaGTGCCAATAAATACAATGGTTTTGAGTCTCAGAATTCTACTTTGATCATTTCCTTATCTGCTCTGTCTTTAAATTCCACTGTTACTTGATCTTTGTTTAATGATCGTTGAAGCTAGCTATTAACACTCATAAAAAGTGTGAGCTTAGAGATAAGTATGGCTAATTGTTTGGTTTCTGCTTCTTCATTTTATCATTGCTTGGAATTTTGGTTCATACCATTGCACTTCTTTCAATAGCATTGAATCTGTTTGTGGTAAGGTGGCTTGTGCTTTAATTTATCAACTTGAGGAATTTAGCCCGCTGGAAATGCTCCGCTATGATGATTCTTAGACTTGAGGGATTACAAGGAAGCAAGTTTGTGAATAGGGATTGAAACTGCTGCTAGTTATTTTCTGAAGTCTACAAGATCATGCTTGATACGGTAATAACAAATCAGGACTTGCCTGTGCTTGTTACCCTCCAATGGAAGATCAATGAATGTTTGCTattatgtaaatttaaaaaattttaaaatataaaaagttcatgaaattttttaaaaaaattagcatgaaatacatgtaaaattgtaaattatcaTACAAACACTATGTTCAAATATCTAaaattttagtcaatatttttattaaaaaaatatgattcaaatcgataaaaatgtaaatgataaGATTATGCCTTAATAATTAACTCAATAGTTTGTAAATGAGGCCAAGGTTGGCAAATTGGGGGATGCAAAATGGGCTGAGCCCAACGTCATTACTGTGGCAAAAGACATATTATTGTAGTGgcatctcttaacacattaacacCAAGTAGTGCAAATAATACCAAGTTTTTGGGTCATTCAGTTCCAGTGTTGGTGACCCAAAGCTTGATAGAAAGAAAGACGGTGAATGGCATAGCATAATCTGCACAGAGGGATCGAAAGACGGAAAGAGTGTGAAGCTTCTTGTTGTTGTTTGCGGTTGATTAGGCCTTTTGGTTTGGGGTTTCATGATGGATGGTGACAGATACAGTGTTGAATTGATTGCGATGGAATGTTTTTTTGTTCCCTGCCTGCCTTCACTCCCTCAGCGTTTCCTGCCTTATGGCTTATGAACCCTAATTACTAACCAAGGTCAGTCAATTAGTCTC comes from the Gossypium hirsutum isolate 1008001.06 chromosome A06, Gossypium_hirsutum_v2.1, whole genome shotgun sequence genome and includes:
- the LOC107960140 gene encoding C2 and GRAM domain-containing protein At1g03370 — its product is MKLVVGVIEARNIPAMHLNGFSDPYVKLQVGKKRYRTKVVKKTLNPSWGEEFIFKVEDFKGELQISVLDEDKFFNDDFVGHVKLPISQVFDAPQKSLGTVWYPLHPKNNRSKNKDLGEVLLNIYFQQKSSSMDMSCNGDNASSSSNCPSPLRLEDSVSSKEEKDKSFKEEKEKSLSQKSLAGRIAQIFNKNSDTAVASSTAGIDLTEMPENSRADVADEKPDDQLSSVSFEEAMKTMESKDQGSEIPSNLPGGVLVDQPYVVSPAELNSLLFSSDSSFPKSLAEMQGSKDPQLGPWKFEDGDSSLKRVYTYIKAPTKMIKATKVTEEQMYIRADAKSFAILVVVSTPDVPYGSTFKTELLYCITPGPELPSGEQSAHLVISWRMNFLQSTMMKGMIENGARQGLKEGFEQFTTLLTQSVKPVDSKDIGLNKEQILGSLQAEPKSDWKLAFQYFANFTVVSTVFMALSVIVHIWLAAPSTIQGLEFVGLDLPDSIGEFIVCGVLVLQGERLLQIISRFMQARAQKGSDHGVKAQGNGWLLTVALIEGSNLATVDSSGYCDPYVVFTCNGKSRTSSIKFQKSSPQWNEIFEFDAMEEPPSVLDIEVFDFDGLFDEATSLGQAEINFLKSNISDLADVWIPLQGKQAQACQSKLHLRIFLDNTRGGHVVKEYLSKMEKEVGKKINLRSPQTNSAFQKLFGLPPEEFLINDFTCHLKRKMPLQGRLFLSARILGFHANIFGHKTKFYFLWEDIEDIQVSPPTLASMGSPIIVITLRLGRGLDARHGARTQDREGRLKFNFQSFVSFSVAHRTIMALWKARSLSPEQKVQIVEEESKTKCLQTEESGSFLGLEDVSMSEIYSTTLSVPISSFIEIFGGGEMDRKAMERAGCLNYSCSPWDSESADVYERQIYFRFDKRVSRFRGEVTSTQQKSPLPDKKGWLIEEVMTLHGVPLGDYFNLHLRYQIEDLKAKGCSVRVLTGIAWLKSTKHRKRIAKNILSNLEDRLKEFFRL
- the LOC107960139 gene encoding transcription termination factor MTEF1, chloroplastic → MQACRFQLHYPQPLLKHPTTTPPIPKDGGLLFRQKLLYLQSLNINPHKAVNLNPSLRSTPLSSLISLERSLSSVGLSRPSIGRILDMCPLLLTSDPLPPINFLLHEVSLPFPHLPLSLTRCPRLLVSSVPTQLRPTLLFLTSLGLVLNSHTTLLLVSNVENTLKPKINFLQSLGFDEPEVNHMVVRSPGLLTLSVENNMRPKAEFFLEEMEGDLEELKRFPQYFSFSLEKKIKPRHRALVEYGFKLPLSKMLKISDGEFTARLIEMRLQRVHKR
- the LOC107960141 gene encoding phosphoglycolate phosphatase 2 translates to MEATNPNPSSMSGVAAASAAELLCCANARALLDSVDAFLFDCDGVIWKGDKLIDGVPQTLDMLRSKGKKLVFVTNNSTKSRIQYANKFQSLGLSVNQDEIFSSSFAAAMYLKVNQFPPHKKVYVIGGEGIGQELQLAGFTALGGPEDAEKRAQWKSNCLFEHDKDVGAVVVGLDPDINYYKLQYATLCIRENPGCLFIATNRDSVGHMTDLQEWPGAGCMVAAVCGSTEQEPIVVGKPSTFMMDFLLQKFNLTTSRMCMVGDRLDTDILFGQNAGCKTLLVLSGVTTQSTLDDPSNSIKPDYYTDKVSDILSLLGE